The nucleotide window GGGACTTACACAGGCAGATATCCAGGAGGTTGATTCTGATATGGCAGAGCTAGAAGACTTGCTTAAGGAGGCAAGCCCTGAAGAAGACATAGAAATTGAAGAATTGTGAAATGGAAAAGAAGTGAAAGTTGTTAAAAAATTGTTTTCACTTGAAAAACATTTTTTCTTTGTTTTTGATTCTTTGAATTTCATCTTCCAGTGTTTCTATCCTGGACTCAAGTTCATGCATATCTTTTTTAGCAAATACATCAGTTTTTGATATAGATTCCTGAATCTTCTCAGAGATTTTCTTTTCAAGATCAAGCTTCTGTTTTTTTCGTTCTTCAAGCATATCCTGGATAGCTTTTTTGCCTTCTTCCTTACTGATGTCCCCTTTATCAATAAGTTCCTTTACAAGATCGTTTACTTTGTCTTCGGTTATTGCCCAGAGGCCAGCTCCTATAAGCCCAAGTTTTCTGACGGATTCTTTCATTATAAACACTCGCTTTTAAATTATCAATCTGAAAAAAGCTTAAAAAAAATTATTCTACGAAAATAGCTAATAATTGATCTAAAGGATGTATTAAAAATCACTATCTTAGAAAGTAGATATTAACCTGGTCTTGTTTGAGATGTCTTGCAGTCTACTTTCTGTGACGATTTTCAATTTCGGTTTGCATATGACATTTTAGGTATGATCTGAACCTATATAACGGTTTTAGGCTTTGATCTGAATTTATATAACGGTTTTAGGTTTTAATCTGAATCTATGTGACAGTTTTCTGTTCTTAATTTTCTTTTCTTACATTATTTGCCTGTGTTTTATATAAATGTTTTCTGAGTATTTTATAAATAGAGATCTGACTTTATGTGAGATCCGGACTTTGGCTCTTTTTAAATTAACACTTTAAAAGTTATTATTATTATTATTATTATTATTATTAATGAAACTATGTATCGGGATTCCTTCCAGATAATTTGCACTTGTCTATGGTTAAAACCCGGAGAAAAGGTAAAAACAAACTCTACTTTAAACGTCTTAATTTTCTTCGAGCTAGGTCAAAGCATAGAAAGCAGACGCAATCAGACGCAGTACGGATTTGTGCTTTAACGTTAACAAATTACTTAACCGAACGAAAATATATAAATACATTAATTGATAATGTTAATTGGGGGTAATTCTAATGGCAGACACTTTAAAAGTATCACCTTCTATATGTGCATATCCTGACGACAAATATGAAAACCTTGAAATCGAGGTAATTCTCCCTGGAGTGGACAAAAAAGATATTTCTTTTAAGGTTACCGAAGACGGTTTTTA belongs to Methanosarcina barkeri 3 and includes:
- a CDS encoding phasin family protein, giving the protein MKESVRKLGLIGAGLWAITEDKVNDLVKELIDKGDISKEEGKKAIQDMLEERKKQKLDLEKKISEKIQESISKTDVFAKKDMHELESRIETLEDEIQRIKNKEKMFFK